A region of Acidimicrobiales bacterium DNA encodes the following proteins:
- a CDS encoding ABC transporter substrate-binding protein → MRRTWPSIGTGVLLAAVIAVGCGDDGDEAGSAGAGDGGLTGEPIVLGLISDGELASPPSPNLPTALAGAEAAAEVINADGGVNGRPIEIRECDTRADLNAASQCARELVGDGAVALVSAASQVSPGFLPVVEEAGIPSIGHFPVSEADYASEVTYPLVSGTPGLLIGQGVLVGELELERPSVVRINQDALAEAVALADMGLAATGADVVNEVEVPPQAPDMSSYVAAATADDTDSILAVMLPQDLVNFVSALRQSGSEVPVIASSNTVLDALSQGFGDDIEGVYAVGWMKPPTDTDDPAVQQFAEAMDALDPDAPKQDLSENSWASVHLFAEVATGLDTIDAASVTAALDQLEDYDSGLLPPVSFTEPQTLIPDLRLFNTSVLFTQVRDGMFVPLTGEFVDVFEAAASATG, encoded by the coding sequence ATGAGACGAACGTGGCCCAGCATCGGCACCGGGGTGCTGCTGGCGGCAGTGATCGCCGTGGGTTGTGGTGACGATGGCGACGAGGCTGGGTCGGCCGGTGCCGGCGATGGCGGCCTCACCGGCGAGCCGATCGTCCTAGGGCTGATCTCGGACGGTGAGCTGGCGTCTCCGCCATCGCCGAACCTCCCGACGGCCCTCGCCGGAGCAGAGGCGGCGGCCGAGGTGATCAACGCCGACGGAGGCGTCAACGGTCGCCCGATCGAGATCCGCGAGTGCGACACTCGGGCGGACCTCAACGCCGCGTCACAGTGCGCCCGCGAGCTCGTCGGCGACGGCGCGGTCGCCCTCGTCTCCGCCGCGTCCCAGGTGTCGCCCGGGTTCCTGCCCGTCGTGGAGGAGGCCGGGATCCCGTCGATCGGACACTTCCCGGTCTCCGAGGCCGACTACGCGTCGGAGGTGACCTACCCGCTCGTGTCGGGGACCCCGGGGCTGCTCATCGGGCAGGGTGTGCTGGTGGGCGAGCTGGAGCTCGAGCGGCCGAGCGTGGTCCGGATCAACCAGGACGCCCTCGCCGAAGCGGTGGCGCTGGCCGACATGGGTCTTGCCGCCACCGGCGCGGACGTCGTCAACGAGGTGGAGGTGCCGCCCCAGGCGCCGGACATGTCGTCCTACGTCGCGGCCGCCACCGCCGACGACACGGACTCGATCCTGGCGGTGATGCTTCCCCAGGACCTCGTCAACTTCGTGAGCGCCCTGCGACAGTCGGGCTCCGAAGTCCCGGTCATCGCGTCGAGCAACACGGTCCTGGACGCCCTCTCGCAGGGCTTCGGGGACGACATCGAAGGTGTCTACGCCGTGGGCTGGATGAAGCCCCCCACGGATACCGACGACCCCGCCGTGCAGCAGTTCGCCGAGGCGATGGATGCCCTCGACCCCGACGCACCCAAGCAGGACCTGTCCGAGAACAGCTGGGCCAGCGTCCACCTGTTCGCCGAGGTCGCCACGGGACTGGACACCATCGACGCGGCGTCCGTGACCGCCGCGCTCGACCAGCTCGAGGACTACGACAGCGGCCTGCTTCCCCCCGTGTCGTTCACCGAGCCCCAGACGCTGATCCCTGACCTGCGTTTGTTCAACACGTCTGTGCTGTTCACCCAAGTCAGGGACGGTATGTTCGTGCCGTTGACGGGCGAGTTCGTCGACGTGTTCGAGGCCGCTGCGTCGGCGACCGGCTGA